GCTCTAGCTCTAAAAAAATAAATCATGAAGTTATTTCGCTTTTTATTAAGTATCTAAATGTTCTTGATTGGGATAAGGATGCTGCTGATACATACGCAAGAATTAGAAGTACCTTAGAGAGCAATGGGACTCCCATAGGCAACATGGATATGATGATTGGGGCGCACGCAAAGAGCTTAGGCGCAACATTAATTACAAATAATACAAAGCACTTTAAGTATATAGATGGTTTATCTATTGATAACTGGGTACATAGCACATAACCTATCTATCAATGGACTTTTTTACTGATCTTGTGCAGAAATGGACAAATAGGAATTAATCCCATAACGTTATCCGCTGGTCTTTTTCTTCTGCTTGAATCGCGGGTAATTCGATAGTTAAACCTGCAGGCAGCAACGCGCCATGCTTTGCTATACCTGGGTTGGCAGCCAGTACGACATCGAGCGTATTGATATTGCCTTGATAATATTTATGGCAAATGGCATCGAGCATATCATTCTGTTGCGTTCGATATTTCACTGGGTTTCATCCTCTCCATACTCTGATATTGATAGGCTCCCTTTCATTTCCATTGGTGTGCCATCCTCATAAAAATAAGCGTCACTCCGTTCTATTTGATCAATCACCCATAGTCCTAAATCCACTCCACCCGACGGTGAGCCACCAATTAAGCGGTAAGGCTCGCCTTTATCTGCCAGTTGTTGAAGCTGATCGAACCAGTAAAAATCCTGTTTGGTTTCTGGGTATACGGCAATGCTTAAGGTTTTTTTAGCTGCTCCTGGTCCATGAAATTGCTTAGCGGGTTTACGTCCGTAGCGGTCTTTATTCGCCCAACGCCAGGCTTGGCTAGTTTTTAATGACTGATATTCCAGCGTGCTAACACTAAAAATAAAATCGCCTATTGCCATCATAGTTTGATTCGGTACATCGTTAATCATGTAAATTACCTCTTATTGAACGGGCATTTTTACGCTGGTGTTCATCCATAGCTTTAGCAACGGCTTTATTAATTTCATCAGGTGTCGCGTTTGGCTGGTCCACATTAACCGCTATTTGATAGTTATTGGTTTGATTCATACCCCTGGTGTTGCCTGTTAATGGCTCAGGTTGTTTAACCTGGTTAGTAATATCGGGGTTTTCATTCGAGATTTTTACAGCCTGGTCAGAGATTTGTTTTACTTTTTGTGTAACTTCAACTGATTTGTCATCATCACCAAAGAGCTTATTCCACGCAGCGCCTAGCGTTTCCTTAATCGCCATGATTGGACCTATGACACTCTCTTGTATCCATTTCCAGGCAATTGAGAATATATTTTTTACTGCTTCACATAAGCTATCAAAGTAGCCTGTAATGGGCTGCCAGTGTTGTATGAGTAGCCCTAATGGTGAATAAGAAAATACCGTTTTAATCACCTCCCAGCCATTCCAAAACAGCGCTGTGATGTCATCCCATAAATCAACAAACCATTGGCCAACGGCTCCCCAGTCATCCACTAGATAAGCCGCTATGCCGATTAGTGCGCCAACTGCAGTAATCACTAAGCCAATGGGATTAGCCATCAGTGCCGTATTCCATAGCCATTGTGCAGCTGTGACTACGGCTGTTTTTGCTGCTAATGCCGTATGAATCGCCCCCATTCGGATCATTGCCAGATTTAAACTACTGGCTGTAGTGAGTCCAAATAAAGTGGCGGCATTCCAGGCTAACATCGCGGTTCGCCCTGCTATCATGGCCACCTTTAACGCCACAAAGGCTCCAGCGCCCCATAAAATCGCTTTAGAGACAAGCGGAAAATCCTTAATTAAATCTTGTACGACTATCGCCGCCTCACCCAATAAATTGGATACGGCAATTAATGCCGGGGCGAATATTTCACCAACGGTAACAGCCAGGTTATTAAAACGTTGCCCTAATAGCTCATAAGCTTCATTCGTTCCACCAGACAAAATGTTATTGGCCATTGTGTTGGTGGTTTTCATGCCTTTTTGCAAGTTATCCCGCATTTTGCCAACGGTATCG
The sequence above is a segment of the Spartinivicinus poritis genome. Coding sequences within it:
- the vapC gene encoding type II toxin-antitoxin system tRNA(fMet)-specific endonuclease VapC; this encodes MYMLDTDTCSYIIKERPPAVLERFKQVAMDEICISIVTYSELRYGVERSSSKKINHEVISLFIKYLNVLDWDKDAADTYARIRSTLESNGTPIGNMDMMIGAHAKSLGATLITNNTKHFKYIDGLSIDNWVHST
- a CDS encoding tail protein X translates to MKYRTQQNDMLDAICHKYYQGNINTLDVVLAANPGIAKHGALLPAGLTIELPAIQAEEKDQRITLWD
- a CDS encoding phage tail protein; translation: MINDVPNQTMMAIGDFIFSVSTLEYQSLKTSQAWRWANKDRYGRKPAKQFHGPGAAKKTLSIAVYPETKQDFYWFDQLQQLADKGEPYRLIGGSPSGGVDLGLWVIDQIERSDAYFYEDGTPMEMKGSLSISEYGEDETQ